The genomic window AGGCGAACCCTAGCCTCATACGGGTTTAAGCCCGCCTGAACAAGCAAAGGCGCAAAAATGGAGCGTTCAACCTGCCGCTTAATGTAGCGCTGTATGGGCTTTATGAGCATATCCTGCAGCTCCAAGGCGGCTCGTGCACTGGCCTCCGTGAAGCCCGGCGTGCTGAAAAGCCTCGGCAATGGTGTTTCACAGCCAAGATAAAACTGGTTCACAATGTAGTCGATGTAATACTCAAATCGGGCGCGGGGGTCAATGGTTAAAGGCTTAACGTCGCCCTTGCCGCTGTAAAATAGCCAAACGCCCTCTTCCGGACGGCTTTTGATGGCCTTCTCAAACTTTTGGATGGTCGCCTCGTCAGCCCTTTCCAGAAGCGCCAAAACATCCGGCCCAGCATATTTCTCGAAGATTTTTGGCATTATACGCTCTATTTTGGCCTTCATCCAGGCGTAGGCTGGTCTGCGGTCAGCATAAAACGTCAACGTGTGCAATAGCACCTGGAGAACTCCCGTTCCAAAGCCCGAAGAGCCCAAACAGTTTATGCGCCAGTGGATAACAGCCTCCGGATTAAGCGTTTCACCACCATAGGCGAGCCTTAGCCTGTAGCCTTCCACCCGATATGGGATTTTAAGCCAGCCCTCCTGGAGGTGGCTGTACTCGATTTTCTCTATGGCATCCACTGGCAGTCTATAAAGCCTCGTAAGCCTTTCAGGGGTAATCTTCAGCCAGAAATCGTTTCCACAGGCGATTAGGACGCGGGCCATCTCCCACAAAAGCGTGTCAAGGTTGGCTTCCTCGTTAAACTGGTCTACGAGGTGTTTGGCTTCCTCCGCCCTCGAATAGTTCTCATTAACCGTCGTGTAGAAGCCCATGCCGACGGCTGAGGCCGCCAGCAGATCCACGCTGGCCTTGCATGCGGGATCCCGCTCATAAAGCCGCAATACATCCGCTAAAGGTATGGTTGGCATTTCATAGGCTAATGTGGACTGCGTGTAGGCGTAGCCGCTTTGACGTCGCCCCGCCGTGAAGGCCTCGAGTAGGCGCCTTAAAACATTCGCCATGCTACAAGCCCTCCAGAAGTTTCAGGCCCTTCTCGGTGATCACGTAGGGCGCCCGGTGGCGATGCTCGCTTTTAGCCACATATCCGCCCTGAACAAGCCAGCGGAAAATCCCCTCGAAGGCGCTGTGAGTCCCAAACTGCCGTATAGTGCGCTTTTCAAGCTCCGTTCTGCCCAAAGGCCTCTTTTTAAGCTCGGCCAACACTATTTTCGCCAACCTTAAACGCTCCTGAAGCCTACGCATCAACCCCAACCTCCACGGGCTTTTGCACGCCATAAAAAGGTGGATAATGCCTCGTGCAAACCATCAGCACCTGCAGCTCCCGCACGCCATCTAGTGCGTAGGTTTTCGGCGTAGTGTCCGGCGTGTAGGGCGTCATCTCCGCCCCGCAGATGGGGCAGATCTGCCAGCAGTCGCATATCACTACGTCGCTTCGGCTTTTCAGGTGATGGATTTTTCCACATTTGGGGCATTTGACGGCTATTTTTTCCATGCTATTGGCCGCCTACAGCGAAGTGCTTATGTTGATCATTTTTGCGACGGCTTTGCTGCGGAGTACGCCCAAGCCAAATCGGGTTGTCGCCCTTACGCCGAACTCGCCTGTTCGCGGATCCTCCCAATCCTCAACGGTTATGTCTCTGCGCAACAGCATTACTGCGGCGACCCGCGTATCAATGGCATATGCTGTTCCATTAGGCACCAGAGTGCTCGCCAATACCTTCATGCCCAAAACACTGCCCACAACTCCCCGCTCAAGATCCACATGCTCGGATGGCAAGTACTGCGCATGGATGAACTTGTCATCGTTTAGAAGCTGATGCAACTGCACCTCATTTAAGACAAGCACTGTGGGCCTCCAGTTTTCGCCCCGAACAGCATTATGCAGCTTCACAACGCCACTCCAGTTCAATGCTTGGCCATTATTGTCCATGGGGCCTCCTCCAGCCAAGTCGGCGTTGGCAATACTCCCATACATGGATAGAATATGGTTTGTCTCCGCCTCGCCTAGGGCCCTGCCAACCTTCTCAGTCATAGCCTCCATGACATTCCACGTGGCATCTTCGAGAAACTCGCGGGTCCAAACTTCAGAAGCTTCAGCCACAATGTTCATGTAAATGTCCACGGTGCTGACTTTTTTGCCGCTCAACCGCGTGTAGGCGCCCTCAGCATAGCGATAGGCCACAGCCTTCTCATCCAATGGGAATCTTTCCATGGCTTCCGTGGTGGGCCTGACCATGATGATTTCTCTGCCAATCATTTCAGGGTAGGCAGCCTCAACCAACGTGTCATGCATGTGTCCCAAAGCGCTGACAGTGTCGCTGAAAAGCCTTTCTTTCAAGGCAACTTCGCAGTAGCGCCTCAAAAACGGATGCGACGCCGCTCTCTGGCTTAGGTTTTCCATGAGCTGGCGGAATTCGCTGTCAGACTGCATTAAACTCTCAAAAAGCTTAGGCTTCACCATGCATAACTGCCTCCGCTACTTGTCAACGTAGATGAAGATGAGGTCGCCGGCAGCCGATGCACTTTCCAGAGCCCATCCAAGCTTCCTCGTCCAAGAATGGGTTGCCGAGCCAGCCTCGTTTATGTCGGCTAAAGCCAAAACCCGCTTGGAAGAGTCCGCTCCGTAAACAGCTTTGCCACGAGCTATGGCGCCGCCGGCCACAACCTTAACCCTGCCGCGAACAAGCACTGGGCAAGGCTGACCTGCAGAGACGCTTTTTAGGGCTATGCCAATGCAGTCCTGCGCCGAAGTGGCTGGGCTAACCTTGTCATCAGCGCTTAAATAAACCGGGTCGCCCTTGTTGATGGCGGTTGCAGCCTCAAAGGTTTCAATAACCGCCGTTGGATCGTCTGTTTCACCCGCCGCCATCCAAGGCTTTCCAGTCAAATCAGCCATAAACCATCACTCCACTCATTTTCTTACAGTTTCGGCCAGTTCGTCCTGACCTACTCCCATGGAAGCGCCAAACCTTTCGAGTTTATAGATGACTCTGCGTAGTTCTTGGCACATGCGCTGCGGCCCAAAACCCCAGCTACGCTCAACCATGGGGCTTGGCAAAACAGCCCTCAACATCTTGACAACAGCGTTCACGCTAACCAATCGCTTGGCATTTTTCACAAACACGCCCTCAGTTAGGGCTCCGCCTAAACCGTCTGGCTGCTTAACTGGAGCCATGTATGCTGGATGCATGGCAAGCCAGTCTCGGATTTTCTGCTGATCCCAAAGCTTGCTTTTGGCAAAGAAAATGCTCTGAACGCGGCTTGTCTCCGGCTCGGCTTTAGGCTTGCCCATGATGGCGAAGACGCCGTTCTCCCTGTCAAGCCAAACAGTGCTGAAATGATCCGGCAGAAAAGCCTCCAAGTCCTGATAAAAGCCCAAAATATACTCGCCAGCGGCAATTGGTTCGCCGCCCTGCTCCGTCAGCTTTTCCACGATTTGGATGTTCGCCTCCGGAATGCCGGGCACGGCCACAAGGCTTAACTCAGCGTTGTGTAAGCCTCTTGGAATTTTGCCATCCACAACATCCAATCGCTCGTAGTCGGCGCCTATACTCACATGCCTAATCAAGCCCTTACGAATTTTCTCAGCCACCTCATCATCGTATATTTCAGCCTCATACCATAGGTTTTCACCGTCCCAGTGGGCGTTTACGACTTTGCCAACAGCGTTCGGCACAGACACATGCTCAATATAAACGGGCGCGGAAACAAGCCGACTGGCGAATGCTTCCAGCTCCTCCGGCAGGTAAATGTTCAGGTTTCGGCTTATGCCAGCCGTTAAAGCGATGCCTCTAATCCGCAGCGGCTTGTCAACAATCTTCTCAACAACCTTGAAGGGCAAAACAGCAATGAAATGCTCGGCTCCGCTTTGACGCTTCTGCTGGTGCCGCTTAAACCAGTCTTTAGCCTTCTCCAAAGTCCAACCCTTATAAATGTCAAAGAGATAGCTGACAACCTCCATGGAATGTTTGCCCTTAGGCTTGCCGACAACCGCCTTAATCCCATCCTCCTCAGAAATCACAATGGTGCGAAGGCTTTCGGGCTCGAACTCGTCAACACTGCGGTGGCCGCTCCGAATATAGTTGGCAGTCACCTCCCAAGGCAACTTCATACGCCTCCACATGCACAGCGCACAGCAAAAGAGTAAAGCGCCAAAGAAAATGAAAAGCCGAACTGGACAATCCACTGGCCAGCCCAATGGCCAACAAGAGACCGACAGAATTGGCCAAACAGCTAAACAGCTTAAACTTGACTAAAAAGTTTCAAACAACTTTTGACCTGTAGAAAGCTAAACTACGCCGATTATGGCTTCTTTTCTGCGTTTGCGTCTCCATATGAGCCATGTTTTGATGAATTGTTCTATTTCATGGCGGTTGTATGGATCCTGCCATGCGTGTTCTAGGGCTTGGCACTCGTTTAGGGCGCCTATAAGTCCAAAATAGGCGATAAGCTCATGGTATAGCTGTTCTTTCTCGTGTTCGTTTAGCCAAACCTGCATGGCGCTGAGGATTGCGTCTAATACTATTCTGCTCACTCTTTTGTTGCCCCTCTTTTTATGTAGTTGTTAGTTCTTTGCGGATTATATATTCGGTGATGGCTTTCACTATAAGGTTTATGTTTTTGAATGTGTCTTCTGAAAATTTTTGGATTATTTCATCTACTATTTTCTGTATTGTTGCTTTGTAAGCGTCTGGCAGGTGGTTGATTCTTTTTTCTAAGTGCTTTTTGATTTCGCCGCTGATTTCTGGCTTTTTGAGCATTGGGATGGCGCATGAAATGTCTCGGATAGCCATTGTGAGATAGACTATTCTGGCTGTGGGATTGGGTTTCGCCATCTCCCATGCTTGAAGCTCTTCAGCTGTTGGTTCAAGCATGTATCGGACGTAGGCTACTTGGTCTTCGATGTATCCGCCTTCTACTAGAAATTTTGTTACGTCGTATTCCTTGGCAGCCATGGCTGCCCCGTAAAGAATTTCTGTGGCAACATTTTCCGGCAAACCATAATCGCGCATGACTTGCCGCAGTTCGGCTGGAAACTTGATTTTATAGTATTCTGGCGAGCCGTGAAGAATGGAGTGGGCTGCTTGGCGTCTAACTCCGGCTTCAGCAACGTCTGGCGGCAGGCTTGAAACTCTGTCCAGGTAAATGTTTATTGTGGGTTTTCCTTGTAGGGCGTCGTGGGTGGCGAAAAATCCTTGACTGCTTGATGTTTCAAAAATGTTTAGGTTTACGGAGAATGTCATTGGCGGGCCTAGTCTTTCATAGCACTCGGCGATGATGCCTAACAACTTTTCAGCTAAATCTTTGTTAACATTTCCAAAAGTTTGAAGTTTCACGATATGTTCAACACCTTTAACAGTTGCAGACACCGGTTTTTACTCCTCCGCCGGTTTTTCTACATATTTTTCATATTGTTCTAAGACTCTATCTATTTGGTCCTCGAGGAAGTCCCATGGTGTCGTGTGGGGCATGCTTAAGGCTTTGATGGCTTTTTTAAGTCTTTCATATTTCTCTCTTGGAATTTCGAAGTACTCGTATTCTTCGGATTCCCATCGTAGGAAGAAGCGTATTGCTTGACGTATAAACTCCTCTCGACGCGTGTAGCCCTTATGTCTATGTTTTTCGACAAATTCTTCAACTTCGCGGAGGAGTTCTGCCGGTAAAATTACAGATTGGTGAAGCATGGCTTCGATAGCGTCTTGATAGGTTTGCATTTTGCTTGTTTGGGCCATAAGTTCGCCTAAAAGGGCCGTGAGTTTTTGGTGGACGTCGTCTGAAACTCTTAAGGTTTTCATTGGTCTGCACCGTTTATATTTTTATAGCGTAAGTCTTTTAAATGTTTCTGATATACCAAATATACAAAATGCAAAGAAGGGTTTAAACAATGCCACGCAAGTGCATAGTTAAGGTAATCCTAAGCAAAGAACAAAAAGAAATGTTGCAAGAGTTGGCGCGAAGACTTGGAACTAGCGAAAGCGAAACCATGAGGATGGCTCTGATGGACTATGTGAAATCTCTAAGCCTCATGGAGGAACGTGTCAGAAGGCAAGCTCATTCTTTTTCAAAGTTCGATTCTAACTCGGTCAAATCAATAACTTAAAAGAATTAAACGCTTAGCAACTTTTATACACTAGAAGACACTAACTTTGAGAGAGAGAGAAAGATGAAGTTGACTGGAAAAGCTTTTGACGAACTTCTGCTGAAGGCTGTTGACGAGGCGTTGTCTTCTTTGGGTGAATCTGCAAGACAGTCCATATATTTCCATCTTCAGGACAAGTTTAAAATTTCAAGGGAAGAAATTCCAAAACGCATAGATGAGTTTGCTGAGGGCCTTGAGAAAATTTTCGGTGCGGGTGCGCGTTTTCTAGAAATCATGATAATGAAGAGGCTATATGCCCACCTAGGGCAGCCCCTTGAATGGGATGATCGTGAAGAATTTGTTTTTGTTAATTATGTTAAAGC from Candidatus Bathyarchaeota archaeon includes these protein-coding regions:
- a CDS encoding phage major capsid protein, with translation MVKPKLFESLMQSDSEFRQLMENLSQRAASHPFLRRYCEVALKERLFSDTVSALGHMHDTLVEAAYPEMIGREIIMVRPTTEAMERFPLDEKAVAYRYAEGAYTRLSGKKVSTVDIYMNIVAEASEVWTREFLEDATWNVMEAMTEKVGRALGEAETNHILSMYGSIANADLAGGGPMDNNGQALNWSGVVKLHNAVRGENWRPTVLVLNEVQLHQLLNDDKFIHAQYLPSEHVDLERGVVGSVLGMKVLASTLVPNGTAYAIDTRVAAVMLLRRDITVEDWEDPRTGEFGVRATTRFGLGVLRSKAVAKMINISTSL
- a CDS encoding DUF2190 family protein, coding for MADLTGKPWMAAGETDDPTAVIETFEAATAINKGDPVYLSADDKVSPATSAQDCIGIALKSVSAGQPCPVLVRGRVKVVAGGAIARGKAVYGADSSKRVLALADINEAGSATHSWTRKLGWALESASAAGDLIFIYVDK
- a CDS encoding ribbon-helix-helix protein, CopG family, with product MPRKCIVKVILSKEQKEMLQELARRLGTSESETMRMALMDYVKSLSLMEERVRRQAHSFSKFDSNSVKSIT